CCGAACTGGGAACGAAACGCTGTTGCAGCGGCGGGCAGAGCGAACGTCAGCGAATTCTTCGCGTGCACACCGAAACCGGCGGGGTATTCCTCATCGGCTGAACGCAGCGTCTCGGCATGCACACTGCGATCGGTTTGCCAGCGAAGACCGGTCCCGAAGGTGGATTTCTGCTCGACCGCCACCGGTGCGATCAACGACACGGGAACCTCGTGCGGTTGGAAAAACAACCAACTGCGAATGGTCGGAAATCGAACCCAAAACGGGTCCAAACTCCAAGCCGGTTGCAATCGTTGCAGCCATGATTCCCGTTTCTTCTTGTCGCCATAGTGTCCGGCTTCAAAGCGTTCGGTGGACGTGGTCACCCGGAGTCCGTCGGTTGTTTCGAGGCGAAGGAGGCGAGAGTCCCGTGTTGTCACCAACTTCGTCAAGGACTCCACATACGCGTCCCAAGGATCTTGTGGCGGCACATGAATCTCGGCAATTTCTCCGAACCGAAACTGCTCCAAGCCGTTGGCCGTCAGCAGAGTGACCGCACCGTCCGACCATCGCAGCGAACGAAAGCCAAACTGTCGACCATCCCGCAGAAACACATTCCCCGGTTGAAATTCACGATTGGCAATCGGTTCCCAAGTGACTCGCCGGACATCCATAACCGCCACACGAATCGCGCCGTAACGTGACTGTTGAGGGTGATCCACCTCGGTGGTTGGCTCGACGAGCAAATGATCCACCCACTGAAAGTACGGGGATGATTCTCGCTTCCGGAATCCCACGACTTTGCCCGGCAACCGATCGCCACCGCTGAATTCCACCGACGGCCCGTTCGTCGACGGCAACGGTGCCGCCACGTTCATCAACCAACGGAACGGAAGTTTCTCGTCGAAGATGCGTTTACCAGCGAGATGAGGATTCGTTTGGGCCTCATGCCATTCGTGGATGATTTCATCGCTGACTCGCGTTCGGTCTGCGAGTTCGGCGACGTACCGGGTCTCGGCGGCGAACGCCATCGGATCAAGCATCAAGAATGCCAAGATGCCCCACACACGTCGGTGCCAACTTTGGAACTTCACAAGCGACCTCCGTTTGTCTTGCGAACGGATTACGGATTCACGAACCATTCATACTAACGGCCCAGCTTACATCCGTACCAGCAACATCGAAACGAGACGCAGGGAAATCAGACCGGCCGTCACCAAAACCACCCAACCGAAACGTGCACGGAGTTCCGGTCCGCTGAGTCGGGTTCCAAATCGCGAGCCCACCCGAGCACCGATGGTGCCCCCGAATAGCAGCACCGCAACTAAACCCAAATGTACGTGTCCCAACCACGCATGGCTCGCCGTCGCCAAGATCGAATTGATCCAGACAATCACCAACGAACTAACCACCGCTTGTTGCGTCGGCATGCCTAGGAGGTAGACCAATCCTGGCAGCAACACCAATCCCCCGCTGTTGCCGAGTAATCCGGATAGCAATCCCACGCCGAATCCGAACCATGCCAAAACGGGAATCGAAGTCGGACGGCCGTCGAATTCTTCCAGAGGAGCGTTCGGAGGAATTCGCCAATGCATCAACCATCCTCGACCGACCGGACGATTCGAGCGACTGCGATGAGCTTCATACAGCGAGAAAATTCCGAGCAGCAGTAACACCGCCCAATACGTCGGCAGCACGACGAGTTCCGCGATCGACAACGAACGTCCGTTAACAACCACGTCACCCGCCTCACGCGCGAACGCTAACAAACGGGCCCCTAAGTTGACGCCGACCAACAACCCTCCCGAGAGAATCAGCGGCAGTCGAAACGAAGACCATTGGATTTTTCGCGCCAGTAGAGACGTCGTCGCCGGGCCCAACACCTGACACGCACTGGCTCCGGCGGCGTATTCGATCGGCACGCCCAGCAAAATGTTCAGCACCGGGACCAAGAGGAAACCGCCCCCGAACCCAAACATCCCCGCCAACACGCCGATAATACCGCTCGCCAACGCACACGCTGCGAGATTGGTCCAATTCAGGAATTCCATTTCGCGTGTGACAATCAAATTTGGTAATCGGGGAAAATCGGTTCGTCGTCGGAATCCGACGTTCGAGACGCCCACAATGTAAACAGCCAGTTTACGAACACGCCCCACAAGACCGGTAGCACAATGCACGCCAGCACATACAGAATCTTTTCGAACACAACTCCGAAATCCCAAGGGTCTATGTTGAAATCACCGGTCGAGCGTCATTATCGTTCAGAGACTACGATTCCGTGTGGATGCCTGTCAAGCAGCAGGCGGGTGGCGATGCGGTCTCCAAGACTTCTTGGCAAGTTCCCAACTCGCCCTTGTCCGGTGTCGAATCGCGACATACGATATCGATAACACGAGGCGGCTTGACTGCTTCTTCAATTGGGATTGAGGACCAACATGGCGGCGACCGGCAAACGTATCTTGCTCATCGAAGACGACCGAGAAATTTCGACGACCATCCAAAGCGTCTTGGACGCCGCCGGTTACACGGTGGTGGCAGCACCGAACGGGGTTGAAGGTCAAAAATTGGTCTCCTCCGAGGAACCCCAGTTGGTCATCACCGATATGATGATGCCCCGCATGGGCGGATTTCCCGTCTTGGAGTTTCTCTCCACACTGGAAAACCCGCCCCGTGTCATCATGATCACCGCGAACGAAGGTGCACGGCACAAAGCCTACGCGGAAACCGCCACGCCGGGAAAAGTCGCCGTCGACGAGTACCTGCGGAAACCATTTCCAATGGATGTGCTCCTTGAAGCCGTCGAACGACTCATCGGCCCACCCGACGGCGCGGCAAGCAAAGGCGATTCCGATAAAGGCGATGAAGAGAAGGCAAAACCCAAAGCCTCCGAACGCATGCGTCGCGGTCGCCGGAGTTCCTAACTCCGCTCATACCCGGCAGAAAACGTGTGTCGACGCGAAGCTTACGACTTGCGACCTTGGCCCCAACGTTGGATGAGCCGGTGCTCGATGCCGAGTTGGTCACAAATGCGGCCGACGATGAAATCCACCAAGTCCGGAATGGACAACGGGTTGTGATAGAACCCCGGCATCGCTGGCAACATGACGGCCCCCGCATCGACCAGGGTTTTCATGTTCGTCAATTGCACGCTACTCAGTGGAGTTTCGCGGGGAACAATAATCAGTTTGCGACGCTCCTTGAGGTGCACGTCCGCTGCCCGGTGGATCAAATTCGAGGAAATCCCGTTCGCCAAGTTCCCCAGCGTGCCCATCGAACATGGGCAAATCACCATGCCTTGCGTCAAAAATGAACCGCTTGCAATACCGGCGGAGAAATCGACGTGGTGATAATAACTGAGTTGGCCCCGGGTAATCTCAGAATCGCTGAAGACCGAACTCAGGGCGTAGTGCTCATCCGATGGCCCTCGCAATGACGCCAGCTTGCTGTCATGTTTCATGTCGATGCTGGGCGGCATGATTTGCGACGGATCAAAATTGTTGAGATCAATCGAGAGCCCTAATTCATGCTCGAAAACTTGAACCGCAGCGGGGCTGATCGTCAGATGAACGTTGCATCCGCTTGCAAGTAACACCTCCATCAGGCGAACTGCATAGATGGAGCCACTGGCTCCGGTGATGGCGACCACCAAATCGGTCATGCGTTCTACTCCTTGGTTGGTGTCGACTCGGGTTTCATCCCGTAATACAGGGTGGCAATTCCAAACGTCAATGGTTGAAAGCGGACATCCGTCAATCCAGCGGACTCCATCATTCCGGCCAATTCTTCGCCATGCGGGAACTCGGCTACCGAGTCGGGCAGGTAGTTGTAGGCGTTCTGACGATTCGGGGCGAACAATTGCCCGATCCGAGGCAGAACATTCTTGGAATACCACAGATACGGACCGCGAATCAGCGAGCGACGAGGTTGCGAGAACTCCAGCACGACCACCCGCCCCCCGGGTCGACACACGCGGACCATTTCGTGAAGCCCTTTCATCGTATCCGTGATGTTTCGCAGTCCGAACGCGACAGAAACGATCTGAAAGATGTCGTTCTGAAATGGTAGGTTCTGGGAATCGGCTTCGATGTAGGTCACGTCTTCGGCGGATTTGCGAGCCGATTTTTCGCGGGCGATTTCCAACATTTCATGCGTGAAATCCGTTCCGACGACCGGAACTTTTCCTCCCGCTGCTTTCCAATACGCCAACGCCAAATCACCGGTGCCGGTACAGGTATCCAAAATGGGAGCCGTCCCGGTCGGTGGCACGGTTCGTACGGTTTTGCGTCGCCATGCGGTGTCGATCCCACCGGACAGCACGCGATTCAACAAATCGTACCGTCCGGAAATCTCGCCGAACATCCGACGAATGCGAGTTTCGGATTTATCAACCGTCATGACGTGAGTCTCTCGAAGTATTAGCGGCAAACCGTTAAGACTGTAGACACATTTCGGCTCACCGACCACCCATAGCAACCAGGTCACGAGGCGGGAATCCGGAACCGGCGGGACCGAGTCCGATGCCGCTGATCCAAGCATTTTCTCACTAGCCAACCACGAACGACGGACAAACAAGACAACGGACACTTCCATGTTTCAACGCTTCTTGCTCGGCTGGTTGATCCTGCTTTCTCTGTTGGCTTACTCCTGGCCGAGTTGGAATCCCGAACTCGACCCGTTCGCCATTTCCAAACCGTATTTGGGTTGGATCATCACCGTGACGATGTTCCTCATCGGTGGATTGCTGCCCCGCGATGAGATTCGGCAAGTTCTCAAGAGTTGGCCGACGGTCCTCGGGGGAACACTCGTGCAATATGCGACGATGCCACTAGCGGCGTACACCGTCGCGCGACTGGCCGGTTTGGAAGGCGAATGGCTGTTGGGTTTGGTCTTGGTGGGTTCGGTTCCCGGAGCGATGGCATCCAATGTGTTGACGCTCGCGGCTCGCGGCAACGTGAGTTACTCCGTCAGCCTGACCACCACCGCCACGTTGCTGTCACCGATTTTCGTGCCGCTCATTCTGTTTCTGACATTACGACAATCATTGGCCAATCCGGCGGCGATCGCTCAGAAAGCGTTTTTGGATCTGTTGCTGCAAGTCGCGATTCCCGTGCTGTCGGGGTATTTCTTGGCGAGATCGAGTCGCCGGGCGGAATCGGTGTTGCAACGCATCGGACCGACAGTCGCCAACCTGACCATCCTGTGGGTGATCGCCGTCGTTGTGAACGCCAATCACGAACGGCTGGCGAATTTGCAACTCGATCTATTGGCAATGCTGCTCGTCATTAACGGCATTGGCTATCTGGCGGGTTGGTTCGGTGGCGGAGCCATGCGAATTTCCCACGCCAAACGACGTGCACTGACGCTGGAAGTCGGGATGCAAAACGCGGGACTCGGTGCGACTTTGGCATCGCAGTTGTTCCCCGATCAACCGACGGTCGCGTTGCCGGCGGCGTTGTACACCTTCGGTTGCATGCTAACGGGAACCATGTTGGCTCAGTGGTGGGCGATGCGGGTGGGAAGCGAGGAAGCCGAGTCACCGGCGGCGGAGGGTCAATTGGCGGGAACTTCGGAAACAGCCACCTAAATATCGATGTTGCTATTCTTCGAGACGGTGTTTCAGCTCGTCCCGTTCGCGGCGGGTCATTTCGAGATCGAACATCAGATACTTGATGTCCAGCCGAAGTTGAGCCAATGCTTCTTGCACTAACGTGAGAATCCGCCGACGTCGCCGAACCGAATCCACAACCCGATTGTAGGCTTCTTCCACTTCCGGTTGATGGTGGGCGGGCAGACGAGCGATGACTTTGGCGAAGTCGATCAGTTCGCGGGGTAGTTCGTCGCCAACGCTATCGGGGAGGCGAGAATTTGATGTCGACATCGAACAGAGGCTCCTTAGTTGGACTTGCTACCCCATCAATTCTGAGGGTACAGCCTACCGATCACAAGACGAAAGTCCCATCCTTTCCCGGTTTCACAGGTTCCCTTTTCTCAACGACTGCATAAATTCGCTAACCGGGATTGTCGCCGAAATGTTCACTACAACAACAATTTCGTAAACACAATCAAGAACAATACTTACAACATCACTCCGCCCCTCAGCAAACTGCCGTATCGGTCATTCGGGAAATCGCTATAATTTGCGATTCTGAGCGAAAACGCGAAAGTTCCGTGATTTTTAGTCATCTCCGCAGTCCGGTTGTGCCGATAATTCCGATTGTGTGCCCCGACGGTTTGGGGCGTCATACTCGTTTTGATTGATACCAGAGACCCGATTTTGTCGAACTCTTGCCTCATGGACGAGAATGGAGTTGCCACCGTGATTGTCGAACGGCTTCGTAGGCGAATCACGCGGTGGACGATCGCGGTCTGTCTATCGCTTGTGCTCTGGGGTTCCACGAGTCGTGCCTCCGAGTATTACGCCGGGTTTGAAGAGGCGGACCAAACTGCTTGGACAGTCCGGTTCAAATCGTCGCAACTCCGGCTGACCGCTCATCATCGTACCGAGCAACAATTCGCGGACGGTCAACGTAGCGAAGCGTTGAAACTGGTCAGCGAGGTGGACGGAATCACCTTCCAACT
This region of Thalassoroseus pseudoceratinae genomic DNA includes:
- a CDS encoding sulfite exporter TauE/SafE family protein translates to MIVTREMEFLNWTNLAACALASGIIGVLAGMFGFGGGFLLVPVLNILLGVPIEYAAGASACQVLGPATTSLLARKIQWSSFRLPLILSGGLLVGVNLGARLLAFAREAGDVVVNGRSLSIAELVVLPTYWAVLLLLGIFSLYEAHRSRSNRPVGRGWLMHWRIPPNAPLEEFDGRPTSIPVLAWFGFGVGLLSGLLGNSGGLVLLPGLVYLLGMPTQQAVVSSLVIVWINSILATASHAWLGHVHLGLVAVLLFGGTIGARVGSRFGTRLSGPELRARFGWVVLVTAGLISLRLVSMLLVRM
- a CDS encoding response regulator — its product is MAATGKRILLIEDDREISTTIQSVLDAAGYTVVAAPNGVEGQKLVSSEEPQLVITDMMMPRMGGFPVLEFLSTLENPPRVIMITANEGARHKAYAETATPGKVAVDEYLRKPFPMDVLLEAVERLIGPPDGAASKGDSDKGDEEKAKPKASERMRRGRRSS
- a CDS encoding UbiX family flavin prenyltransferase, translating into MTDLVVAITGASGSIYAVRLMEVLLASGCNVHLTISPAAVQVFEHELGLSIDLNNFDPSQIMPPSIDMKHDSKLASLRGPSDEHYALSSVFSDSEITRGQLSYYHHVDFSAGIASGSFLTQGMVICPCSMGTLGNLANGISSNLIHRAADVHLKERRKLIIVPRETPLSSVQLTNMKTLVDAGAVMLPAMPGFYHNPLSIPDLVDFIVGRICDQLGIEHRLIQRWGQGRKS
- the ubiE gene encoding bifunctional demethylmenaquinone methyltransferase/2-methoxy-6-polyprenyl-1,4-benzoquinol methylase UbiE, producing MEVSVVLFVRRSWLASEKMLGSAASDSVPPVPDSRLVTWLLWVVGEPKCVYSLNGLPLILRETHVMTVDKSETRIRRMFGEISGRYDLLNRVLSGGIDTAWRRKTVRTVPPTGTAPILDTCTGTGDLALAYWKAAGGKVPVVGTDFTHEMLEIAREKSARKSAEDVTYIEADSQNLPFQNDIFQIVSVAFGLRNITDTMKGLHEMVRVCRPGGRVVVLEFSQPRRSLIRGPYLWYSKNVLPRIGQLFAPNRQNAYNYLPDSVAEFPHGEELAGMMESAGLTDVRFQPLTFGIATLYYGMKPESTPTKE
- a CDS encoding bile acid:sodium symporter family protein translates to MFQRFLLGWLILLSLLAYSWPSWNPELDPFAISKPYLGWIITVTMFLIGGLLPRDEIRQVLKSWPTVLGGTLVQYATMPLAAYTVARLAGLEGEWLLGLVLVGSVPGAMASNVLTLAARGNVSYSVSLTTTATLLSPIFVPLILFLTLRQSLANPAAIAQKAFLDLLLQVAIPVLSGYFLARSSRRAESVLQRIGPTVANLTILWVIAVVVNANHERLANLQLDLLAMLLVINGIGYLAGWFGGGAMRISHAKRRALTLEVGMQNAGLGATLASQLFPDQPTVALPAALYTFGCMLTGTMLAQWWAMRVGSEEAESPAAEGQLAGTSETAT
- a CDS encoding transcriptional regulator, yielding MSTSNSRLPDSVGDELPRELIDFAKVIARLPAHHQPEVEEAYNRVVDSVRRRRRILTLVQEALAQLRLDIKYLMFDLEMTRRERDELKHRLEE